A single window of Chloroflexota bacterium DNA harbors:
- a CDS encoding sugar ABC transporter permease, with product MSSTLVQPTRQPAAAPRPTAVPRPAGGRLARREWLWALLFLGPNLFLFLSFTLFPMIFGFGVSFFRWTIIEPPVFVGLDNYAQFFVGDPQTPQIVRNSLYYTLGALPVSVLLPLALAALLNTGIRGTGFFRGVYFLPLVTSGVAAAIIFKWIYAKQAGPLNQLVGLFGVARQDWLFDETLVMPALIVTAIWHRVPLNIIFYLAALQGVDRTLYEAARIDGANRWQQFRYVTWPMVTPTTFFVLIITTIALLVGAFDMIRVMTDGGPLNASNVLVFNIWRTAFVNFQMGYASAMAYILFAVVLAFTALQWVMQKRWVHY from the coding sequence GTGAGCTCGACGCTCGTCCAGCCGACACGTCAGCCCGCTGCCGCCCCCCGGCCGACTGCCGTCCCCCGCCCCGCTGGCGGACGGCTGGCCCGCCGCGAGTGGCTGTGGGCGCTGCTCTTCCTCGGTCCGAACCTCTTCCTGTTCCTCTCGTTCACGCTCTTCCCGATGATCTTCGGGTTCGGCGTCAGCTTCTTCCGCTGGACGATCATCGAGCCGCCGGTCTTCGTCGGCCTGGACAACTACGCGCAGTTCTTCGTGGGAGACCCGCAGACGCCGCAGATCGTGCGGAACTCACTCTACTACACGCTGGGGGCGCTGCCGGTCTCGGTGCTGCTGCCGCTGGCGCTGGCCGCGCTGCTGAACACTGGCATTCGCGGCACCGGCTTCTTCCGGGGCGTCTACTTCCTGCCGCTGGTGACCTCGGGCGTGGCGGCGGCGATCATCTTCAAGTGGATCTATGCCAAGCAGGCCGGACCGCTCAACCAGCTGGTGGGCCTGTTCGGCGTGGCGCGCCAGGACTGGCTCTTTGACGAGACGCTGGTCATGCCGGCCCTGATCGTCACGGCGATCTGGCACCGCGTCCCGCTCAACATCATCTTCTACCTCGCGGCGCTCCAGGGGGTGGACCGCACCCTCTACGAGGCGGCTCGCATCGACGGCGCGAACCGCTGGCAGCAGTTCCGCTACGTCACCTGGCCGATGGTCACGCCGACGACGTTCTTCGTGCTGATCATCACCACCATCGCCCTGCTGGTCGGCGCGTTCGACATGATCCGCGTGATGACGGACGGCGGCCCGCTCAACGCCTCCAACGTGCTGGTGTTCAACATCTGGCGGACGGCGTTCGTGAACTTCCAGATGGGGTACGCCTCGGCGATGGCCTACATCCTGTTCGCGGTGGTGTTGGCGTTCACGGCCCTCCAGTGGGTCATGCAGAAGCGGTGGGTGCACTACTGA
- a CDS encoding sugar ABC transporter substrate-binding protein, protein MRPRSRTITRRTMLTTVLMGATAALLTEATRPALAATPGVATQPFEAPKQSTPYQVSFLTTQTNPADVKIYEDLATAFNGTVPGVTVKITAESGTNIDQKLLTYLTAGTLPDIVQTNDNFAKPYKDNGITQNMIPYAEASSFPWRDFDPTFLNLGIVDGELHMLPKQGDIILPYINLRMAQEAGVTPPTSFNPATSPDGWTWDEFETMYKRLTVDINGRRGDEAGFDKDNVAVYGLAFNVDQWYSYVPMVLAEGGTFVSDDLTRATINTPAGIAAFRKLTQPMVDGYWAPLTLIQTMNSQAGNVFASAQAAMTCHQRLWCPTFRSSLLPQGDEFDVLHFPKGTTRRVTGMGTFGFALTASSKNAEASWKFLEFMYGEQGTQIITSSYSAVPAMQRFYASPFWRDLPPPPYNNAAFVDSFAYGTTPPRIPFYSTGPFRQAVTDGMVAVALGKSTVEEVVVSVEAELNKILAARR, encoded by the coding sequence ATGCGTCCGCGATCTCGGACCATCACGCGCCGGACGATGCTCACGACCGTGCTGATGGGCGCGACCGCTGCCCTGCTCACCGAGGCGACTCGGCCAGCGCTCGCTGCGACCCCTGGGGTTGCCACGCAGCCGTTCGAAGCGCCGAAGCAGAGCACGCCGTATCAGGTCAGCTTCCTGACCACCCAGACGAACCCGGCCGACGTCAAGATCTACGAAGATCTGGCAACGGCGTTCAACGGCACCGTACCGGGCGTCACCGTCAAGATCACAGCCGAGTCCGGCACCAACATCGACCAGAAGCTGCTGACCTACTTGACGGCCGGCACGCTCCCGGACATCGTCCAGACCAACGACAACTTCGCGAAGCCGTACAAGGACAACGGGATCACCCAGAACATGATCCCGTACGCCGAGGCCAGCAGCTTCCCCTGGCGGGACTTCGATCCGACGTTCCTCAACCTCGGCATCGTGGACGGCGAGCTGCACATGCTCCCGAAGCAGGGTGACATCATCCTGCCGTACATCAACCTCCGCATGGCGCAGGAGGCTGGCGTCACCCCGCCCACGAGCTTCAACCCGGCCACCAGCCCTGACGGCTGGACCTGGGACGAGTTCGAGACGATGTACAAGCGGCTCACCGTGGACATCAACGGTCGGCGCGGCGACGAGGCCGGCTTCGACAAGGACAACGTGGCCGTCTACGGCCTCGCGTTCAACGTCGATCAGTGGTACTCCTACGTGCCGATGGTGCTGGCCGAGGGCGGCACCTTCGTCTCGGACGACCTGACCCGCGCCACCATCAACACGCCGGCCGGCATCGCGGCGTTCCGCAAGCTGACCCAGCCGATGGTCGATGGCTACTGGGCGCCGCTGACCCTCATCCAGACCATGAACAGCCAGGCTGGCAACGTCTTCGCCTCCGCGCAGGCGGCCATGACCTGCCATCAGCGGCTCTGGTGCCCCACCTTCCGCTCGAGCCTGCTGCCGCAGGGCGACGAGTTCGACGTCCTCCACTTCCCGAAGGGCACGACGCGCCGCGTGACGGGCATGGGCACCTTCGGCTTCGCGCTGACGGCTTCCTCCAAGAACGCCGAGGCGTCCTGGAAGTTCCTGGAGTTCATGTACGGCGAGCAGGGCACCCAGATCATCACGTCCTCGTACTCGGCCGTGCCGGCCATGCAGCGGTTCTACGCCAGCCCGTTCTGGCGCGATCTGCCGCCCCCGCCCTACAACAACGCCGCCTTCGTGGACTCGTTCGCGTACGGGACGACGCCGCCGCGCATCCCGTTCTACTCGACGGGGCCGTTCCGCCAGGCCGTCACGGACGGCATGGTCGCTGTCGCCCTCGGCAAGTCCACCGTCGAAGAGGTGGTGGTGAGCGTCGAGGCCGAGCTGAACAAGATCCTGGCGGCCCGCCGCTAA
- a CDS encoding Ig-like domain-containing protein yields MHRPLGLVTTILLAVLLFGLGQTAGETAAFMTDTQSVNANTFSSAAVFAPSGVSAQATGSAIAVSWSAVGFSVSGYNVYRATASGGPYTKVNGSVVTATTYNDTGLSNGAYYYVVRLVNARSVESATNSSEVSATADDSLPSSTISAPVNGGYVTTTPYSVTGTASDTGSGVQKVEVSTDGGATWNNATGTTSWTYSWVWAANGSYTVQSRATDNAGNVQSPVTSVTVTADGAAPHVVPPAYPADGTTGYDINRSVSVWFSEQMNQSSVQSAFSLKRCTTSACVSFSSTWTAPTNGAISWQGAGGNIMRFESSANMTASAWYQISVTTAAQDLSGRALASAFTSTFQTSATTDSSASSLTISAPTSATYTSASTYTITGTSSALWMRAYRDNAPTGSFGVEDTLAASAYAYSGASNFSLPVTLTNGTANRFIVTATDAANNVSTPEYLPIIYQGETRTLLTGGDVVEGNSNINIFLPYLGDSNGNNSATVRWRTPAVGGTYGAAVPVARYADYFGHMITGLSPSTSYRVEVTVNDADGFAMGTSVNTWDVTTSAGSTSGLISSISSGSIRLASRSGQTSTLRADVTGLAKYVQFTISTGTAKVSSCLTPSGGIATYAWDGSDGAGNPVGDSSYAWHATAYPTSATGCSGTAETMNGYIYVSNPESIAMSPLPAAVTLGVGESACVTATARNRQGFLVEDGAAITFSLSSSPAGGSYTLTQPATGKIGSAASGCSAPAAGSGQAVAKVTVNTAVPSSIYVTATMNTQLSGTTLTTVSGSTSLNDPPSTPEALEVALVQQGAAAVLTPARMAASPPAAAGLGVRFQPPARKGTASGYRLLIGTAPGAYTRTVDLGPNTAGSVTDGLVPGTRYYVAVQAYNKVGVASRPSPERTILLPADTAVTTLELQPAAGRGPVALTAGQSFSVKVTAKNRAGQPVPNAPIGMSGPAGLRFDPARGVTGLDGSLTVQVMVEVTQTRPAMLHVSNGALEGTLEIQPSGVLPTTTTTVTATTTATTTATVTPTGTLLPTQTISPTATTTQTAQPTLTVTATATLATSTPTPTPPPTVSPTTTPVSTTSPTPTTAPTVPPTATVPPTQTVPPTPTAQPSATAPATATAQPTSTAHPTSTPAATATALPTLTRTPTPAPTALPTVTVGAAATPARSATRAPDPTVRPIPSEPVRNTR; encoded by the coding sequence GTGCATCGGCCCCTCGGGCTGGTCACGACGATCCTGTTGGCCGTGCTCCTGTTTGGCCTGGGGCAGACGGCTGGCGAGACGGCAGCGTTCATGACGGACACCCAGTCCGTCAATGCGAACACCTTCAGCTCAGCAGCTGTCTTTGCGCCCTCCGGCGTCTCGGCACAGGCGACAGGGTCTGCCATTGCCGTGTCCTGGTCGGCGGTCGGTTTCAGCGTCAGCGGCTACAACGTCTACCGTGCAACGGCGAGCGGCGGTCCGTACACGAAGGTCAACGGGTCTGTTGTGACCGCGACCACCTACAACGACACCGGCCTCAGCAACGGCGCCTACTACTACGTCGTGCGGCTGGTCAACGCGCGGAGCGTCGAGTCTGCGACGAACTCCAGTGAGGTCTCGGCCACCGCCGACGACTCGCTCCCGTCGTCCACCATCTCTGCGCCGGTCAACGGCGGCTACGTCACGACGACGCCATACTCCGTTACCGGGACGGCGAGCGATACCGGCTCGGGCGTCCAGAAGGTCGAAGTCAGCACGGATGGCGGGGCTACCTGGAACAACGCCACCGGCACCACAAGCTGGACCTACTCCTGGGTCTGGGCCGCGAACGGCAGCTACACGGTCCAGTCACGGGCCACCGACAACGCCGGCAACGTGCAGTCGCCAGTGACCAGCGTCACGGTGACGGCGGACGGCGCCGCGCCGCACGTTGTCCCGCCGGCGTACCCGGCCGATGGGACGACTGGCTACGACATCAATCGTAGCGTCTCGGTCTGGTTCAGCGAGCAGATGAACCAGTCCAGCGTGCAGTCGGCATTCTCCCTGAAGCGGTGTACCACGTCTGCCTGCGTCTCATTCAGCTCGACCTGGACCGCGCCCACGAACGGCGCGATCTCCTGGCAGGGCGCTGGCGGCAACATCATGCGCTTTGAATCGAGCGCCAACATGACGGCCAGTGCGTGGTACCAGATCTCGGTGACCACAGCGGCGCAGGACCTGTCCGGGCGGGCGCTGGCCTCGGCGTTCACCTCGACATTCCAGACGAGCGCGACGACCGACTCCTCGGCGTCCTCGCTGACGATCTCGGCCCCGACATCCGCCACCTACACCTCGGCCTCGACCTACACGATTACCGGCACCTCTTCGGCCCTCTGGATGCGGGCGTACCGGGACAACGCTCCGACCGGCAGCTTCGGCGTCGAGGATACGCTGGCAGCATCGGCATACGCCTACAGCGGCGCGTCGAACTTCTCGCTGCCGGTGACGCTGACCAACGGCACCGCCAACCGATTCATCGTGACAGCTACCGACGCCGCCAACAACGTCTCGACGCCGGAGTACCTGCCCATCATCTATCAGGGCGAGACCAGGACGCTGCTGACCGGCGGCGACGTCGTCGAGGGCAACTCGAACATCAATATCTTCCTGCCGTATCTCGGCGACTCGAATGGCAACAACTCAGCCACCGTTCGCTGGCGCACGCCGGCGGTCGGTGGCACCTACGGGGCGGCCGTCCCGGTTGCCCGCTACGCCGACTACTTTGGCCACATGATCACCGGACTCTCGCCCAGCACCAGCTACCGCGTCGAGGTCACTGTGAACGACGCGGACGGCTTCGCGATGGGCACGTCGGTCAACACCTGGGACGTGACGACGTCAGCGGGCTCCACCTCCGGCCTGATCAGCAGCATCAGCTCGGGCAGCATCCGGCTCGCGTCGCGCTCGGGCCAGACCTCTACCTTGAGAGCCGACGTGACCGGTCTGGCGAAGTACGTCCAGTTCACGATCAGCACCGGTACGGCGAAGGTGTCATCCTGCCTGACGCCGAGCGGCGGCATCGCAACGTACGCCTGGGACGGCTCCGATGGCGCGGGGAACCCTGTCGGAGACAGCTCCTACGCCTGGCACGCCACTGCGTATCCCACCAGCGCCACGGGCTGCAGCGGCACGGCTGAGACGATGAACGGCTACATCTACGTCTCCAATCCGGAGAGCATCGCGATGTCGCCGCTGCCGGCCGCCGTGACGTTGGGGGTGGGCGAGAGCGCCTGCGTGACGGCGACAGCGCGGAACCGCCAGGGCTTCCTGGTGGAGGACGGCGCGGCCATCACCTTCAGCCTGAGCAGCAGCCCGGCCGGTGGCTCGTACACGCTGACCCAGCCGGCCACCGGCAAGATCGGCAGTGCGGCGTCTGGCTGCTCGGCTCCGGCTGCCGGCAGCGGACAGGCCGTCGCCAAGGTGACGGTCAACACGGCGGTGCCCAGCAGCATCTACGTCACCGCCACCATGAACACCCAGCTGAGCGGCACGACGCTGACCACGGTCTCTGGCTCGACCTCGCTGAACGATCCGCCGTCCACTCCGGAGGCGCTGGAAGTGGCCCTCGTGCAGCAGGGCGCGGCCGCCGTGCTGACACCCGCGCGAATGGCCGCCTCCCCTCCGGCCGCCGCCGGTCTGGGCGTACGGTTCCAGCCGCCCGCTCGCAAGGGCACGGCCAGCGGCTACCGGCTGCTCATCGGGACGGCGCCCGGCGCGTACACCCGCACCGTTGACCTTGGGCCGAACACGGCCGGCAGCGTGACCGACGGCCTGGTGCCGGGCACACGCTACTACGTCGCCGTGCAGGCGTACAACAAGGTTGGCGTGGCGAGCCGGCCGTCTCCCGAGCGCACTATCCTGCTGCCAGCCGACACGGCGGTCACGACGCTGGAGCTGCAGCCGGCCGCCGGGCGCGGTCCGGTGGCGCTGACCGCCGGCCAGAGCTTCTCGGTCAAGGTGACGGCGAAGAACCGGGCCGGGCAGCCGGTCCCGAACGCGCCCATCGGTATGAGCGGCCCAGCCGGCCTGCGGTTCGATCCCGCGCGCGGCGTCACCGGGCTGGATGGCAGCCTGACGGTTCAGGTCATGGTGGAGGTGACCCAGACGCGCCCGGCGATGCTCCACGTCAGCAATGGGGCACTCGAAGGGACGTTGGAGATCCAGCCGTCCGGCGTGCTGCCCACGACGACCACGACGGTGACGGCCACCACCACGGCCACCACCACGGCCACCGTCACGCCGACCGGCACGCTCCTCCCCACGCAGACGATCTCGCCCACGGCGACGACGACGCAGACCGCGCAGCCAACCCTCACGGTCACGGCTACGGCCACGCTGGCGACCTCGACGCCGACACCCACCCCTCCGCCGACCGTCTCGCCGACAACCACGCCGGTCAGCACGACCTCGCCCACGCCGACCACGGCGCCGACGGTCCCGCCCACGGCGACGGTCCCGCCCACCCAGACCGTGCCGCCGACGCCGACAGCTCAGCCCTCAGCTACCGCGCCCGCCACGGCAACGGCGCAGCCAACCAGTACTGCTCACCCGACGAGCACGCCGGCCGCTACCGCCACCGCGCTGCCGACGCTGACCCGCACCCCAACGCCGGCCCCGACTGCCCTGCCGACGGTGACGGTGGGCGCTGCTGCCACACCCGCGCGGTCGGCTACGCGCGCCCCAGATCCAACGGTGCGGCCCATCCCCAGCGAGCCAGTACGAAACACCCGCTGA
- a CDS encoding signal peptidase I produces the protein MDAVQQLSTWTRQAFLVARAAAAGLLLLLVGVMLAGAAPALIGYESYVVLSGSMEPTLQVGDLAVVGPVRPEDLQVRDIISYRTPIRPNVVVTHRLVGISTNEAGRLLFETRGDANDSVDQVEVDAQAVLGRVVYGVPKIGYLVQFARQPLGKVVLLGLPALFLMVDALLGRRTTRPTPLATEQLTLTPDLLMRRAWVSLSNGRPAEAAMLLNQALAQNPDLEDAWLLLAECQSDAGARLTCLWKAVASNPHSIPLREAADAAAAEVRRNATRQDDASAGLTYGHASR, from the coding sequence ATGGACGCAGTACAACAGCTCTCAACCTGGACGCGGCAGGCCTTCCTCGTCGCGCGGGCGGCCGCCGCGGGGTTGCTCCTGCTGCTTGTCGGCGTGATGCTGGCCGGTGCTGCGCCTGCGCTCATCGGCTACGAGTCGTACGTGGTGCTCAGCGGCAGCATGGAGCCGACGCTCCAGGTGGGTGACCTGGCCGTCGTCGGCCCGGTCCGCCCGGAGGATCTGCAGGTCCGCGACATCATCAGCTACCGCACGCCGATTCGCCCGAACGTCGTGGTGACGCATCGGCTGGTCGGGATCAGCACCAACGAGGCCGGCCGGCTCCTCTTCGAGACCAGGGGCGATGCGAACGACAGCGTAGACCAGGTCGAGGTGGACGCCCAGGCTGTCCTCGGACGCGTCGTCTACGGTGTGCCGAAGATCGGGTACCTGGTGCAGTTCGCCCGCCAGCCGCTCGGGAAGGTGGTGCTGCTGGGTCTGCCGGCGCTCTTCCTGATGGTGGACGCCCTGCTGGGCCGACGGACGACTCGCCCGACGCCGCTGGCCACCGAGCAGTTGACCCTCACGCCTGACCTGCTGATGCGCCGGGCCTGGGTCTCGCTGAGCAACGGCCGGCCGGCCGAGGCGGCCATGCTGCTGAACCAGGCGCTGGCGCAGAACCCAGACCTGGAGGATGCCTGGCTGCTGCTGGCCGAGTGTCAGTCCGATGCTGGAGCGCGCCTCACCTGCCTCTGGAAGGCCGTCGCTTCGAATCCGCACTCGATCCCGCTGCGCGAGGCGGCCGACGCGGCCGCCGCCGAGGTGCGCCGCAACGCCACACGCCAGGACGATGCATCCGCCGGGTTGACCTACGGCCATGCGTCCCGCTAG